The genomic stretch gtacagtcaggtcatcctacctgtttaatttatactagtaggacaatctgacagcattttgtacagtcaggtcatcctacccgtttaatttatactagtaggataacctgacagcattttgtacagtcaggtcatcctacacgtttaatttatactagtaggacaatctgacaacattttgtacagtcaggtcatcctaactcgtttaatttatactagtaggataacctgacagcattttgtaccgtcaggtcatcctacccgtttaattcatactagtaggacaatctgacagcattttgtacagtcaggtcatcctacccgtttaatttatactagtaggacaatctgacagcattttgtacagtcaggtcatcctacccgtttaatttatactagtaggacaacctgacagcattttgtacagtcaggtcatcctacccgtttaatttatactactaggataacctgacagcattttgtacagtcaggtcatcctacacgtttaatttatactagtagggcaatctgaaagcattttgcactttcaggtcaccctacctgtttaatttaaactagtaggacaacctgaaagcattttgcaccttcaggtcatcctacctgtttaatttaaactagtaggacaatctgaaagccttttgcaccttcaggtcatcctacctgtttaatttatactagtatggcaatctgaaagcattttgcactttcaggtcaccctacctgtttaatttaaactagtaggacaacctgaaagcattttgcaccttcaggtcatcctacctgtttaatttatactagtagagcaatctgaaagcattttgcccTTTCAGGTCACCCTACCTGTtcaatttaaactagtaggacaacttgaaagcattttgcactttcaggtcatcctacctgtttaatttaaactagtaggacaatctgaaagcttTTTGCACCTTCATGTCATCCTACATTTTAAacctatactagtaggacaatctgaaagcattttgcacttttggatcatcctacctgtttaatttaaactagtaggacaacctgaaagcattttgcaccttcggGTCATCCTACCATCCTACTTATTTCGTGGAAAAGTTTTTCTTAATTCAATTATGTTGAAGgaacaaaccatttttttttgcgTGGGTCATCCTACAGTTTaaatctatactagtaggacaatctgctgtatttcccagcatgctttgcatgcaactgcctttggagagtaattttttttattaagtgttattttatgcattttttggtaaagagaaagactttatagtgtttaatgttggtttatcttattgatttagaagagtttgggttatatttttacaaattgtttggttaccatcgtgcagaagagtggtGCTTGTGGTTAAGCTGTGGATGTGACGTAGATACTTCTTTAACTTAGGGCTGTTCGATTCCGGATTTTTTGGAATCGATTCCGATTCCGATTCCTGTTTCTGGAATCGAAAGAATCGATCCCAAGCCTCGATTCCTCACTGCTATTTTCGATTCTCTTTCGATACGAACAGTGTCTAACATTGGCCCGTCTTACCGTGCCACACAACGAGAAACACTCTATACCGGGCGTGTCAAAGCGACTGTTGCAAATCCATTTGTCCTTCCTATTAGATGTATTAATTGCGAGTCATAAATAGAACGAGACATTTGCTTAGGGGAGTTGTCACGTCGTGCTTCCTGCGTCAGTTAGACAGTGTAAAGACTATGTTCACCATATACATATATGCGgtagattttatttacatgcattcctacacacacacacaatgtttgTGTAtagatttttaatttatttgtggcAGCCTACATATATTTCATCCTATATCATAAAATAGCAAAAATTCCTAAACGCATTTAAACCTAAAAACAGTACAGGAACAGACTCATTACACATACAAACTTTTATGCCCTTACACACAGAACACTtcactttttgaaaatatgctcatttcccagctcccatagagtcaaacatttgatttttacggttttggcagtaccacttttatcACAGCTTAGCATAACCCATctaatctgattagaccattagaatcgtgctaaaaaataaccaaagagttttgatatttttcctatttaaaacttgactcttctaaaACAGTCAAgtgttaaataggaaaaatattgagcAACTTTCGTCATttttgagcatgatgctaatggtctaatctgattcaatggattatgctaagctatgataaaagtggtaccgccagacccgaagatcaacTGAATgcattccaaaacagtaaaaatgaaatgtttaacacCATGGGAGCtgtaaaatgagcatattttcaaaaaagtagcgtgtccttttaataaataaaactttttttaggcCTTTACACATGGAACCTTTTAGGCCATACACAAAATCTTTTTAGGCCTTTACACATGGAACCTTTTAGGCCTTTACACACCGAACCTTTTAGGCCTTAACACATAAAATCTTTTTTAGGCCTTTACACATGGAACCTTTTAGGCCATACACAAAATCTTTTTAGGCCTTTACACATGGAACCTTTTAGGCCTTTACACATGGAACCTTTTTTTAGGCCTTTACACATGGAACCTTTTAGGCCATACACAAACTCTTTTTACGCCTTTACACATCGAACCTTTTAGGCCTTTACACATGGAACCTTTTAGGCCATACACAAAATCTTTTTAGGCCTTTACACATGGAACCTTTTAGGCCTTTACACATGGAACCTTTTTTTAGGCCTTTACACATGGAACCTTTTAGGCCATACACAAAATCTTTTTAGGCCTTTACACATGGAACCTTTTAGGCCTTCACACACGGAACCTTTTAGGATTTAAcacataaaatctttttttaagccTTTACACACGGAACCTTTTAGGCCTTCAcacataaaatctttttttaggcCTTTACACACGGAACCTTTTAGGCCTTCACACACGGAACCTTTTAGGCCTTAAcacataaaatctttttttaagccTTTACACACGGAACCTTTTAGGCCTTCAcacataaaatctttttttaagccTTTACACACGGAACCTTTTAGGCCTTCAcacataaaatctttttttaggcCGTTACACACGGAACCTTTTAGGCCTTAAcacataaaatctttttttaagccTTTACACACGGAACCTTTTAGGCCTTCACACATAAAATCTTTTCTTAGGCCTTTACACACAGAACCTTTTTAGGCCTCAACACACTCATAACCTAGACCAATTACAtattgtaatgcaaaaacatcaTCCTTTTCACCTGAGAGCTCTTTAGGCAAGAGCGGCGTTTTGAAATAAGCTCGCCAGATTTCGAAAATACACGCTCACTTGGCACAGATGTTGCCATTATGGCCAAGTATTTCTTTGTAAGTGTCTGTAAGTTTGGGAACTTTTGTCCCTGTTCTTTCCAAAAGTCCAATGCCGAAGACATTCTGCTAATATTTGGCTGCGAGAGGTACAATTTCACTTCAGTGATGGTATCCACATTAGTGTTTATTTGCTGTTTTACCTgaaagagatagagagagaaagagaataTAGTGGTGCCTTTTCTCTATGgaacataattaaaaaacacGGACAACAATACATCGATATTAACCTGATTGGCCTAAAACAATACTCTGATTAAGaaactaaaatgtaaacagcGATTACAAATTACCTTAATCCGGCTAAATCATAATCGAAGTAAACGCTAATATAATTAAAGGgaattgttcacccaaaaatgaatattcTTCATCATTTCATCACACTGTTGCTCTAAACCTGTacaagtttctttattctgatgaaaagaaaatattttgataaatgatggcaagcacacagctgattgcaaccattgactttcatagtaggaataaaaaaaagatggaatTCAATAACAcctgtgtgcttatcatcaactatcaaaatatctttttcatcatttatcacaatacttctaaaatattctataaaaaaattgattactGCTGCCCAATGTGCCCATGTAAACGtggttgttttttaaaaagcagtGTAAGAAAAATTTAGCCTATTAATCCCTGAATTCAGTAGAAAAAGACATTCTAATTTTCTCATTTATTAACATTAGGGgtgtgtgacgagacacttagcTCACGAGACCAGAGATTGGGTTCACAAGAACAAGAGAAGCTTTTTGCTGTATTTTAAAGAAATCctcaataataaaaataatgatttgaAAAATATTCGGCTGGTATAGATTGAAATGTTATAACTAATCATCTTGTAATAAATTTCATTTCAGTTCTACTTTGAGTATTAATTATCAAATGCATTAAAAGACAATATACAAGCACTGTAAAAGGTTTTGCTGGATGGCTTCTCTCCTGTTTGATTTCACACGAGTCGCTTCACAAAGTACTCAACATGAAATCTGAGCATACAGAACTTCAAAATGACGCTTCAAAAGTTTGACCTCCAAAAATTCACTACTTGAAAGATATCAATACACATCCCTAATAAACAGTTTTTCCAAGAATGTGATGACAAAATCTAACCTTCGAGTCAAAATCAGACCACACACAACTAGCCCCAGTTTGTTGTATGTGCTGTGAAGTTGTTGCCTCTGGTTGGGATTCCGCATTATGCTGGCTGGCCTCTGATGTCAATGCTCGTATAGCATTTTCTGCATTTGCATCAATGCCGAATGCTACTTTCTTAAACCTAGGATCTAGCAGCATTGACACTGCAAGAAATCTAAAGTTGTACATTTGGCAAATTAAACAACTTCAGTTATAAATtgatacatttctgtgtgtgtgtgtgtgtgtgtgtgtgtgtgtgtgtatacaaaCTAATCTATACAAACCTAGTTGATTCATAGTCACCACACCTTTTGGTCAGGTGCTTGTTTAAAGAGCCTGCAAGCCTATGACCAACAGACTCCGGAGCATACGAGTTTGCCATATTTCTTGTCAGTTTTTGCAGGTTTCGCACCAACACAATCAACTTCGAGGATGTGACATTGCTTTCTGCAGACATTTCCTCTGTCACCTCCAGGAATGGTCTCAGGACCTATACAAAAACAGTTaagataaatataaaacaaacttTGTTTAAAATTAAGGTTAAACAATGGTTTTACTGCAAACAAGCCCCACAAACAAAGtctatatataaaatatgataCAAAGTATGGTCACCTCAATTGCATCAGCCATTGCAGCCCAGTCCTGGGGGAAAAACATGGGTAGGTCCATGTTGCTCATTGCTGCAGAGAGGGGTTCCCGGAGGTTAAAAAACCTCTCTAGCATTAAATAGGTGGAATTCCACCTAGTTTCAACTTCCTGGAGAAGGCGCAGTTGGGGCATTTTCAAGTCTTTCTGCAAGTTGTCTAACTTCTCTTTTGCTGTGCAACTGGATCTAAAAAATCCTACCACTCTCCTCACTTTGGATCTCAAGTCATCAAGTTCAGTGACTGCAGCAAGACTGTCTTTTACAATAAGATTGAGAGTGTGCGCAAAGCATGGCAGATGTCTCATGTTCAATTTTTTTACTGCTGCAACCACATTTGCTCCGTTGTCTGTAGTTACACAAAAAACTTTGTCCTGAAGACCCCACTCCAGAATGATACTGCGGAGGTGTGTAGCTATGGCATCAGCTGTGTGTCTTCCTTCAAATCTAACAAAGAAATAAGATATACTCAGCTCAGATTATTTAttgtaccttttttttctgacagtgtacctgATTTCACATAaaagctttctcccaatatattaatatgcagcttataatgataatgatatgcaaataatatgtgaagaagtagcgttcaataaatgtttttaaaatgcgttaataaatccaaaaCCCAAATGACAGGGCTACATGTCCGTATGGAGGTTTCCaggttaataaaccattgcctaaaagacaaagctggcaattctggctatactttcgttattttaataatttctttattttatttgtagatCACTTGGGGTTATCTGATTTACCTTTtttgcttgtgttttgtttccgtgcacttTACACATATTTGTTCTGCTCCTTGTTACTTCAggccttattttatttaaatttttgtatatattataaacgtaaattcagATCAAttttaagtctgtaaatttaGGATTGCTTTTCTTGTATCAATGTTGTGCTGTTGCGTGCTGGCACATGCAATTTAACGGAACGCTAGGTGCGCTCTGCGTgtcatatttaggagttcatcaaactaaacttatttttttttctttcgaGAGGTgtaagttttaaaaatgtatttaaaacatggTGGATGTcttgttaaaagttaaactacaaaacagttaagctttttatttaaatttcagtgATGACATGAAACATATCTGCACCGAAACTATTTAGGCTATGCCTGACACGACTGTCTCTCTTGTGATTAATAGCCTATTATGGTCgttgttcactttcaaatgattgAAAAgaattcctgaaataaataatataagaatcatcaggtgtttctgtacataaagtgaatacagagattcTCAAAGtcagcaagcaggtatttctgtgcaaaataataaagcattATCTAACGTTTAATTAATTGTATATGAAGTTAGTTTTTATCATtcacagtaacaatcacaaattatatttcatttgtcattttttggTCAAGACTGCTTTGACGCGCCAAAtcgtaaaattaaataaaatggttgaattgtagccggggtttccaaggcaggatcacatttgttatttattaggttttgttatcaaaatgtttttgttatatctttgtgtgatgttctgtagatggTCTAAAtggaattaaaaaatattaagtttCCAAAATGACTTTAACTGATTAGGATACACAGTACTTTACTCTGCATTATTACTCCGGGATTGCAGAAATACATTTCTTAGcagttgaaaaaatatattttacccTTCAACCTCCAGTAATTTGGACTGCAGAGAGAAATCATCAGAAATGTAATGTGCTGTCACAGAAATATATGATTCCATTGCAACAGATGTCCACAGGTCAGTTGTGAGACAGACACTTTGTACAGCCTGAAAAGAAATTGTAaaatgcaaaaattatttttaacctGCTCAATCATTTTGAGCCACTTTGACACAGGAACACATTTAGGTTTttaagaaattaatttaaaaataaatgtttaaatgattGTTTTTTACAATCAATCATAATAGTCACTAGAATGATTAGAAgacattaattttatttaaatgaaaataaaaatgtttctgggcCAAAACCACTCAAAATTATAGAGCAGGCCACATGTAGTCAAAACTGACTGTCACTGTTATTTCAATAAATAAGAATTCTGTCATTTGCATTCATCAGTATATGGTGATTACTAAATGATTAATCAAATTATGAATATAGCCATCTAACATTTTTCATTTAGGAAAgcataaaacaaaacagaatATTGAAATGGGAAAAAATGACAAACAGGAAAAGTTACTCAGACGTACAGTGAGCTGGTCCTTCAGAGCTTGTTTTTCTTTCGAATATCTTT from Misgurnus anguillicaudatus chromosome 10, ASM2758022v2, whole genome shotgun sequence encodes the following:
- the LOC141367183 gene encoding E3 SUMO-protein ligase ZBED1-like translates to MAPRSASVVWRYFTLESAKNEVKCQICDKKLAYNKTTSPMIKHLRAVHKKEVTEEDQEDAEGETPPATKKRLIQPSIEQQFGAKMPYPAQSLPKKNLDQKLIEFIIKDMQPLSVVEDKGFRAFVNTLDPKYRIPCRQTTKQLILERYSKEKQALKDQLTAVQSVCLTTDLWTSVAMESYISVTAHYISDDFSLQSKLLEVEGFEGRHTADAIATHLRSIILEWGLQDKVFCVTTDNGANVVAAVKKLNMRHLPCFAHTLNLIVKDSLAAVTELDDLRSKVRRVVGFFRSSCTAKEKLDNLQKDLKMPQLRLLQEVETRWNSTYLMLERFFNLREPLSAAMSNMDLPMFFPQDWAAMADAIEVLRPFLEVTEEMSAESNVTSSKLIVLVRNLQKLTRNMANSYAPESVGHRLAGSLNKHLTKRCGDYESTRFLAVSMLLDPRFKKVAFGIDANAENAIRALTSEASQHNAESQPEATTSQHIQQTGASCVWSDFDSKVKQQINTNVDTITEVKLYLSQPNISRMSSALDFWKEQGQKFPNLQTLTKKYLAIMATSVPSERVFSKSGELISKRRSCLKSSQVKRMMFLHYNM